The genomic DNA TCTTTTATCGTATTAGGACATGGTCTTACCGACCTTTATGAGTTTAAAACATTAATTCAATACAACTATGAACGTATCGATCGTATTGTTTTCTTTCATACGCCTAAGTCAGAAAAACAATTAACATCTGTCGCTATGATTATGCAGCCTACTGAAGGGCGTAAATTTCAAGCGATATATATGATGTTGGATGCAGTACGTTATCCATATCCAGAGAGCAATAAAAAATATGAGCTGATACAATCATTTGCCAAACCCTACAATATTGAAATGGTAGGTATTGACGTGCATGCACCTGATGATTATCCTGAATTAGCATTATATTTTAATTATTTAAAAAGTGTATTACGATTACAAAATTGGATCCCTCATTTAGAATGACATTATTCGTTCACTTCTTTTGAGTATTCTCTTTTTAAATACTTATAAGGTGAGCCAACAACTCGAGTCACATATTTTAGTTTCATTAATTTTGTCACAACTTCATCTACACGATCTTGGCTGACATACATAGAAACGTATTGTTCTTGCGGATTACTATAAACGATATGGCCATATTTTCTAATATGACGTTCATGTTTCATATTTTTTAAATAAATAATAATCTTTTCACGTTGTATGATATTCATATTTTCACCTCAATCTTTACAATAGTATCGTACCATGAGACGGGTCATCCGAAAAGTAGCTTTAAAGAATCTATCATCCGATGGGAGGAAAGTGGAATGACGCA from Staphylococcus schleiferi includes the following:
- a CDS encoding YlbG family protein, encoding MNIIQREKIIIYLKNMKHERHIRKYGHIVYSNPQEQYVSMYVSQDRVDEVVTKLMKLKYVTRVVGSPYKYLKREYSKEVNE